CTTTGTAAATACTGTTGTAACAAAATATAGCATAGGGAAAGCTCCAGCTAAAGTTATTGCTATGCTTCCAACTGTTTTTATTCCATCCATTATAGGCAACATATTTTTGACTAAAACAACCCCTGTTAAAGTCTCTAAAATTTGTAGAGCTAATCCAATAGTAGTAAGTATGAACATAAATTTTCCAAAAATAAAAAACCCTTTTGCAACTCCCTTTGGAAATTTTAATAGTGCCCAACATATGAAAATTGTAAAAGCTATAATTGGAATTAAATCTAAAAGAAGAATTTTTATTGAAAATCCAGCTACAATTCCTCCTATCAAACATCCTAATGGAATAGTAGAGATCCCAGCTAATATTCCTTTAGATAAATATTTTTCATCTTCTTTCTCAATTATTCCTAAAGCTACTGGAATAGAAAAAGATAAAGTTGTTCCCATAGTAGCACTCAAAAATAGACCAGAGAACATAGCACTATCATGAGTTGAGGCTAACTCTTGAGATAATATATACCCACCCATATCACTAGCAAGTATTGTTCCAGCAAACATAGCCGGGTCTGCTCCAATAATTCTGTAAAAAGGAGAAATTATTGGTTTTAAAAATGATGAGATAACTGGAGAAAAGGAGATGATTCCAAGCATAGCTAGAGCAAGAGTTCCCATTGTCATCATACCATCTTCAAATCTTTTTCCATATCCAAATCTATTTCCAAATATTCGGTCTATAGCCCCTACAAACATAAAAAATACCATAATATAGATAATTATCTTATTAATACTCATAAATCAATCCTCTTAAAAAATAATCCTATTTATTATATAATATTTTCTAAAAAAATGCTATAATCAAATTAAAGGAATATATACTAAATCACAGTGGGTGGGAATATGGTAAAAAGTGTTTTGTTTTTTAGTATAGTGTGTATGACTAATATTCTATATGGAGAGTTTAGAGAAATTACTCCGTTGGAAAATATTTCAATAATCGAGATAGAAAATATTAATCAAGATAAAGGTATGAAAAGAATTGAAAAAAAATCTAGAGATAATTCAATAAAATATGAAAATAGTAGACTCAATGAAGGGTGTGAATTAAAAGAGGAGAATAAAATAGAATATATTGAGAACGGTGATGAAGTTAAAGAGGTAATAGAGAAAAATAGTGTACCTCTAATATCTGAAGAACAATTGATTCAAATTATAAATATGGCTAAAAATTCCCCTCTTCCAGAAAATAATGTGGAAAATAAAGAGAATAGTATAATATCAAAAGAAAGTGATATGATTCAACAACCAGATTTTTTAATAGATATAAAAAATAAATTAGATAAATATAGTTTTTCTGATAAAAGTGAAGATATATACGGTGGACAGATTACAGCAAAGGAGATAACTTCAGATAAAATTATAGATAATCTTGAATTTGGTTTAGGAGTTGCTTATAAAAATAGTGAATACGATAATTCACAATATGAAAATAAAAATTCTGATATATGGAGTCATACTCCAATATATGCAACTGGAAAGTATAGACTTTCTAGTGATGAGGATAGTAGCAAGTATTTGAAATTAAATTTAGGATATGCTATTGGGGAGTATGAAGAAAATGAAGAGTATTTAGAAAGAAAAAATCAAAGTGGGATGTACTATGGTATAGGAGCAGGAGTTGAGTATACAGATCTTTCATTAGATTTAATATATCAGGTAAATAAAGATGCTTATGAAAAATGGGATAATTCAACTAAAGATGACTCAAGAATAACATTTTCAATAGACTATAAGTTAAGTTTTTAAACTTAACTTATAGTCTAGATATTTAATAGTCTAGATATTTAATTTTTTTTAAGATGCTCTAGATATTTTTCAATATTGTGTGCTACCTCAGCTCCA
This is a stretch of genomic DNA from Candidatus Fusobacterium pullicola. It encodes these proteins:
- the eutH gene encoding ethanolamine utilization protein EutH, encoding MSINKIIIYIMVFFMFVGAIDRIFGNRFGYGKRFEDGMMTMGTLALAMLGIISFSPVISSFLKPIISPFYRIIGADPAMFAGTILASDMGGYILSQELASTHDSAMFSGLFLSATMGTTLSFSIPVALGIIEKEDEKYLSKGILAGISTIPLGCLIGGIVAGFSIKILLLDLIPIIAFTIFICWALLKFPKGVAKGFFIFGKFMFILTTIGLALQILETLTGVVLVKNMLPIMDGIKTVGSIAITLAGAFPMLYFVTTVFTKPLTSIGKMFRVNEKSTAGFIACLAHNIPMFNILKDMDERGKLLNIAFSVSGAFVLGSHLGFTAGIDKNLVFPVIITKIVGGISAMFVANYIYNKEFRNKKHLN